In Pseudonocardia sp. C8, one genomic interval encodes:
- a CDS encoding 5-formyltetrahydrofolate cyclo-ligase: MTTTEVDARKDTIRRKVWNLLDQQGVVAGEGSAYGRIPNFIGADVAADRLAALPVWKDTRVIKAVPDKAQLPARARALREGKVVYMAAPKLAPPQPFYLLDPAELTVSAEDAASSRTAPSVARNVGLDELRPVDLIVCGSVAVNRHGVRIGKGAGYSDIEVALLAQAGLIGPSTTIVTTVHPLQVIEDDIPETNHDFSVDVIVTTDEVITCTPPRRPSGLHWEDLSADQIAAMPVLQSLQNR; the protein is encoded by the coding sequence GTGACCACGACCGAGGTGGATGCGCGCAAGGACACCATCCGGCGGAAGGTGTGGAACCTGCTGGACCAGCAGGGTGTCGTCGCTGGCGAAGGCAGTGCGTACGGGCGCATCCCGAACTTCATCGGCGCCGACGTTGCCGCTGATCGACTCGCGGCATTGCCGGTGTGGAAGGACACAAGGGTGATCAAGGCCGTGCCGGACAAAGCTCAACTCCCGGCCCGCGCCCGCGCCTTGCGTGAAGGCAAGGTGGTCTACATGGCCGCGCCCAAGCTCGCGCCACCGCAGCCCTTCTACCTACTCGACCCCGCTGAGCTGACCGTGTCCGCCGAGGACGCCGCCTCCAGCCGTACCGCGCCGTCGGTCGCGCGCAACGTCGGCCTGGATGAGCTGCGGCCGGTCGACCTGATCGTGTGCGGCAGCGTCGCCGTCAACCGCCATGGCGTGCGCATCGGCAAAGGCGCCGGCTACTCGGACATCGAAGTCGCCCTGCTTGCCCAGGCCGGTCTGATCGGTCCCAGCACCACGATCGTCACCACCGTGCATCCGCTCCAGGTGATCGAGGACGACATTCCCGAGACAAACCACGACTTCAGCGTCGACGTGATCGTCACGACCGACGAAGTCATCACCTGCACGCCGCCGCGCCGCCCCAGCGGACTCCACTGGGAGGATCTGAGCGCAGACCAGATCGCGGCAATGCCCGTCCTCCAGTCATTGCAGAACCGCTGA
- a CDS encoding helix-turn-helix transcriptional regulator produces the protein MSGKRVRLARQRCAMGMTQEELAAAVGMGTDRSTIYRWESGETTPPPRKQPWLARALGVSPTELIDLLTPEAGPDKPPSRGRVGYALRSPSSPDPVTVERLWQEVRGLDERYDWMPSTSLLAGTGQALGQIGFLARSGGDGALQRDLFAAEATAATLMG, from the coding sequence ATGTCCGGCAAGCGGGTGCGTCTTGCGCGGCAGCGCTGCGCGATGGGGATGACCCAAGAGGAGCTTGCCGCCGCCGTGGGCATGGGAACCGATCGGTCGACGATCTATCGGTGGGAGTCTGGAGAGACCACCCCTCCGCCGCGCAAGCAGCCCTGGCTCGCCCGCGCGCTCGGTGTTTCGCCCACCGAGCTGATCGACCTCCTCACGCCGGAAGCAGGCCCGGATAAGCCCCCGAGCAGGGGACGGGTCGGGTATGCCCTCCGCTCCCCGAGCAGCCCGGACCCGGTCACCGTGGAGCGCCTGTGGCAGGAAGTCCGTGGCCTGGACGAGCGGTATGACTGGATGCCGTCGACATCCCTGCTGGCCGGTACCGGCCAGGCCCTCGGTCAGATCGGCTTCCTCGCCCGCAGCGGCGGGGATGGCGCTCTGCAGCGCGATCTCTTCGCGGCTGAGGCCACGGCGGCAACTTTGATGGGGTAG